GAGGGTCAGGAGTGACAAGCACCGTTCTTGCCGTTACTCACTGCAAGTTTCCCGTGTAATTCGAGGACCAGCAGGCCACTCTGCATTGCGTTCCTTTGAGGTTAAACTGCCTTTCAAGGCGTGTCAAGATTCCATGCTTGCCTCCAGCTGCTTAACCCCGTTCTGTGTGACCTCCACGTGCTCGCGTGCTCCGCCTCGGCTGTCTGGGAATTCGCGTGAGTTGAGGGAACTTCTGTATTGGAAATCCCATTCATTGTGTCTGTGAACATGCACTCTTCGTGCGACGTCGACTCGGGAATGGAGGTGAAGTTTCCTTGAAAGAGTGGACGTTTGCCGGGCAATTCCACAGACTTCTTGGGCACACTGGTATAGGGGTTGAGCGCGAattcgcgcatgcaaactACTTTTTTTGTAAGAATGCGTGTGAACTTTTCAGTTTCTCAGCGATGCAGATCGAAGGGATCTCTGAAGGGAATGCACGCGCACGTAGTCCTGGAGGGGCGGCCCGTTGGGCGTCCATCTCTGGCGTCCCCTATGCTTCCCAGAGATAAGTCTGCTTTTGTCCGCCGTGCCCCGACTTGTCttggcttctctcttcttttgtccTTCTTTCTACACGTTCCTATCTATGAGGGAACGTGTGGAGTTTCTGCCCGCGTCTTGGGCTCATGGGTGCCTCGACGGCAATCTTCCGATCCATTTTTCTCaacttcttcgcctttggcatactctgcgttttctcggaATGCGGAGTCCTTTACTCCGGGGGCCCCTTTCTCAACCTTGACTGGCAAGGACCtgacacgcatgcagtccagcGCCTTTCCGCCGTCGATTAGGAGTGCCGCGCAGCCAAGGCGTTCCTTGTGGATCAGAACTCCCGCGCTGCTTCGGGTCGATTCTCCAACTTACGCCGCATCTTCCATTTTCATTCCTCCCGGCGACGCAAGTGGCACTTTTCCAGCTGTTCCCTCCCTCATTCCAGCCCGGTCAACAGTCACAGTCGACCCACACAACctccgcagaaaaaagccgTCTAGCGAAGTTCCCAGCTTCTGCTCAAGACTCCGTCTCTTGTGCGCGTTTGCCTCAGTGCATTCACGCAGTGGACGGAACACCGCAGCGAGTGCCGCCGCTTCAATTCGAGACGGACAGAACGGCTACGGCGCCCCTACGCCGTACCCTAGACCCAGGGCCCCGAcggcgggagacagagggaatgAAGTATGGCACCTCGCAGCATCACATCGGGGGATCCAATCGCACAGACTCACCTCCATCTacacagcagagaggaggaacacTTGGAACTCGTCGACGGAGTCTCCGTTGTCGGAGTCGAAAAGCAGACCGGAGGCGCACGAACGGACGGCAGCAGGCTCTTTTGGTGCGTTCAGGAGTCACCggatggagagacagggacgaTACCCCGCAGGTGTGGAGCTGCTCAACTCTGTGGCAAGTGCCACTGGAtccggagaagaggcgaatcGAACGCGTTGTCACTGGGGATCTCCTGGTGAGGTCATGCAGAAGACTCGACGTGGGTGTTCAGGGACTGACATGGGGATAGAAGGGAAAGTATCTCTTCAAGAAACGCtaggcgagagagacgaccgAATAGAGGGAGAATTCGGTCACGACTTGTTTGCGCCTCTGCCCGAGTCCAGGTcggaaaggaaaggagatgcaggagacagaaaggcgagggaaggcgaaggagtgTTGGCATTCTCTGGGGACAGCGGCTGCGAAGCCAGCACTGACATGGACATGCAGAACCCAAGGGAATGCAGCCGTAGGCGGCAGATTCTCCAGGGTGTCTCTGTGGAGCTTTCAGACAACATTTTCTCAAGGAATACACTGAGAGAGACACGTCGAGGTGAGAATCATATCTGCAGTGTGTACCTTGGGTGGCTGTCGTCACTGTGTGTCTGGCTTTTGATTGCCTTAAAAACGAGGAACGAGGGAACATGGCGGATTCGGTTCACCCGAGGAGTCGGCCGGAGACTGGAAACGacgttgctgtctcttcttgtctgcgCTCGAAGACGCGATAGCCACTGTCGGCTCATGCTCGAAATGCACTCACTGTAGACAAGGAACTCTGCTGTTTCTGCACGAACCGTCCACGGCCTTGTGTGTATCTACAGCAGTGTTCGATGCCTCATGTTTCTTTCCAAAGAAGCCCTCACACTCGTGAGAACGCGCTTCCAAGACGATCGCGTAGTGcctgttttcctctgcgtccctGTCAGACTCGCCGATCTTCCCAAGGCGTCTGCTGGCAAGAGACTCGACGATTGCGAGACGACTTCGTTCTGCCGGTGCCAAGCTCCTCGGACACTTTCCATCGCGATCGACTGGGCGGTTCTGTCTGTCGAAACGGACAGGGGAGGCATTCCGCGCATGTTCAGCGCCGAGCTCCCTAAGTTCCTCTTGCCTCTCAGTTTCGACCACGGAAGAAGACTCAGGACGACCAgagcagctggagagaaagatTTTCGTCGGTTTCTCTCCATTCCCCCAAAGATCATGCAGTGGGGCGGGGGGTTCGATCACTGAACATGTAGGAAGTGGAGACAAGCCCGAGGCGGGAGCTCCGGGGGACGGAGGCGACACGCGTGGTGGCGATGTAGAGAAGCTCCCTGAAGCGTCACTGCAAGAAATATTGCCCTTTTTGTGTTGCTTTAGGCCCTCAAAGGGAGCTGTGAGTGGCCAGGGTATCTTTCCTTCTCAGGTCAGTTTGTGCCCGACTCATgagaaaggaaaggggaAAACGATGTGCGAATCCAAGACCCCTGCAGTTGCCTCTGGTGCCGCAGAACAGAAAGCTTCCTGTGAAAACACAGAAGGTTTCGGCGAAGCAATCTGCGAATCTGCGTTCGTGCTCAACGATAGTGTAGAAACTAGCACATGTGAGGCGAGGCCTCATGTGGAGGCGCCTAGAGTGCCCGGAAAgctcgaggaaagagaatCAGCGGACATTTCGACTGGAGACGATGCGCTCCGCCCCGATACACTGTGGATTGCGGCGGCTGCGGTGCCAACGCTTTCGGAGGTCTTCAAAGCCATTGCAGGACCTGACGAAGCGGATCTCGTGACGCAGTGGCGAGAACACACAAACCAATACAAGAAGAACAttcagaagagaggcgaagatgcGACAGAGGGGGGAAGCAAAGAACCGCAGAGAACGGGTACAGAGGTCCCTTCAACTGAACCCGCTGAGTGCAATGC
This Toxoplasma gondii ME49 chromosome VIII, whole genome shotgun sequence DNA region includes the following protein-coding sequences:
- a CDS encoding hypothetical protein (encoded by transcript TGME49_271950), which encodes MQTTFFVRMRVNFSVSQRCRSKGSLKGMHAHVVLEGRPVGRPSLASPMLPRDKSAFVRRAPTCLGFSLLLSFFLHVPIYEGTCGVSARVLGSWVPRRQSSDPFFSTSSPLAYSAFSRNAESFTPGAPFSTLTGKDLTRMQSSAFPPSIRSAAQPRRSLWIRTPALLRVDSPTYAASSIFIPPGDASGTFPAVPSLIPARSTVTVDPHNLRRKKPSSEVPSFCSRLRLLCAFASVHSRSGRNTAASAAASIRDGQNGYGAPTPYPRPRAPTAGDRGNEVWHLAASHRGIQSHRLTSIYTAERRNTWNSSTESPLSESKSRPEAHERTAAGSFGAFRSHRMERQGRYPAGVELLNSVASATGSGEEANRTRCHWGSPGEVMQKTRRGCSGTDMGIEGKVSLQETLGERDDRIEGEFGHDLFAPLPESRSERKGDAGDRKAREGEGVLAFSGDSGCEASTDMDMQNPRECSRRRQILQGVSVELSDNIFSRNTLRETRRDSPIFPRRLLARDSTIARRLRSAGAKLLGHFPSRSTGRFCLSKRTGEAFRACSAPSSLSSSCLSVSTTEEDSGRPEQLERKIFVGFSPFPQRSCSGAGGSITEHVGSGDKPEAGAPGDGGDTRGGDVEKLPEASLQEILPFLCCFRPSKGAVSGQGIFPSQVSLCPTHEKGKGKTMCESKTPAVASGAAEQKASCENTEGFGEAICESAFVLNDSVETSTCEARPHVEAPRVPGKLEERESADISTGDDALRPDTLWIAAAAVPTLSEVFKAIAGPDEADLVTQWREHTNQYKKNIQKRGEDATEGGSKEPQRTGTEVPSTEPAECNAPLSFSTTSPWLKTLRHLDDAAKEGSRPFPRLVLLKTDKRVTGRGKEADGGEVANFHQERPQGAKQNAPFESNRIGKGVDHLPKSFGEYAPVTEAVAPESYMQRRWGKLDDGEAPEVPVVSLHVSEEMRMGLEQMQAAVQVISACESVTNLARFDGMRDAEEENMEGNDASRPYWVSVLRRRSQGFTDEAKECMLAGAYALSQFAATKLHEKALAVRTSLAQALSRVIDESEVLLWVPPAKQSARTEEVRHASSEPAPHANPMGTVGRPETEPPNRTPAAYLGEMWMYTAADLLGLPLLQLPCGVTLLGPAGTDRELLEVAQKLTSPLTEARRMNFWSV